CCATTGTGCGCAACCGTTGATGCAGCGGCTCGGAATCGAAGGTACGGTACGTGCATCATTTGCCATGTACAATACACGATCGGAAGTGGACGCATTAGTGGCTGGGATCGAACGCGTCAGCCAGATGTTCTAAAGATATTAATCGCTATTCCTGCAAGAATAGCGATTTTTTTTATTCTTTAACTAAAAAAATCTCTTTGAAGTGCAGTGATTTGAAGTTTCCTGCGTCTAATAAGAAAGAATAAAAATCATTTTAGGTATATTAAGTTGGTCGTGAGACCGCGCTTTCTATAAATTCTCTCTCTCTTTAACTCTAATTGGCGGCTATATCGCATATTCTTGCGGTATAGCCGCAATTTTTTTAGGGTGACATTGCAACCTTTTGGGGGTATCCTGCGTCTAATAGGATAGTAAACAACTAAAAAAGAAGAAAAAGATCATGTTAGTGACTACAACTCCCATCATTGAGGGAAAACGAATAGTAAAGTACTACGGAATTGTTTCCGGAGAGACAATCATTGGTGCCAATGTATTCCGTGACTTGTTTGCAAGTATTCGGGATATTGTAGGAGGTCGTTCCGGTGCATATGAAGAAGTACTACGTATGGCAAAAGATACAGCTTTGCAGGAGATGCAGGCACAGGCAGCAAAGTTAGGAGCCAATGCAGTGATCGGTGTCGATCTGGATTATGAAACAGTAGGAGGCAGCGGTAGTATGCTGATGGTAACTGCCAACGGAACTGCTGTAACGATTGAAGATTAGTTGATTGTTTTATTGTATGAGAAAGGGGATTCACCACGAACGGTGTTTCCCCTTTTGTTCTTAATGTTTGTGCCATGCCTTTGGCACAGTTGTGCCACTGCGTTGGCACTGCTATGCCAAGCCCTTGGCACAAGCGTGCCAAAGGCTTGGCATGAGTAAGGCAGTAGGAAGTTATCTGCCGTAAGCTCAATCACGCGGCTAAAGGCTTGATTAGTGGTGAAAGCATCTATGCCCACTTTCATCAGATAATCACTGGAATAAGTCTTTTCGTTGGCAGCCAGGCTGGATTTACTATTCGGCATCAGATTGATTTCTTTTACCTTATACATTTTCTTGGCATCCAATCCCTGTAGTTTAACAGGCAATAGTTAGTTTGCGGGCATAAAAAAAGGCTATCTATCCCAGACAGCCAATCTTTTGTTAACCTTAAATCTAATACTATGAAAAACACACTACAAAGATAGGGACTTTTCGGCTATCTCCAAATTTTCGGGGCAAAGTGAGGCGCTTTATAACATGGTTTAATAGAAATAACGGGTTTGTTAACGATTAACGTAATAAGACTAAAAATTAACTAACGAGCTATTGGCCTGATGCTCTTTTGCAGGATTCTCAAAAGACTTTTTTACTTGTTTTACCTTCGTTTCATTGAGAGTTATCGCATCAATCGGCAAGTTGGATTTTTTTTCTCTTTTGCTTGCTTTTTTCGTTTGATTTCCATACTTTTAGCCTCCATAAAACCCTTTAATAATTAATTCTATGGATAGCATTCTTTTCTGGCTGGTTCCGGTCGCTTCAGTGTTAGCC
This sequence is a window from Bacteroides thetaiotaomicron VPI-5482. Protein-coding genes within it:
- a CDS encoding heavy metal-binding domain-containing protein, whose amino-acid sequence is MLVTTTPIIEGKRIVKYYGIVSGETIIGANVFRDLFASIRDIVGGRSGAYEEVLRMAKDTALQEMQAQAAKLGANAVIGVDLDYETVGGSGSMLMVTANGTAVTIED